A stretch of Dysidea avara chromosome 5, odDysAvar1.4, whole genome shotgun sequence DNA encodes these proteins:
- the LOC136256559 gene encoding uncharacterized protein, translating into MTAYVLRFALKLRTSPEQCQTGPVSAEELILVRLRSIKDTQQTVYWRELANLDQTAKQPDTSRIMFVRQLRLFLDSKGYLRCGGRIHNAPLNKATKFPYLLPSKHPLSSLITLDIHTTLCHSGTGATLTAL; encoded by the coding sequence ATGACTGCATATGTTCTTCGTTTTGCATTAAAGTTGAGAACTTCCCCAGAACAATGCCAGACTGGACCTGTTAGTGCTGAGGAACTCATTTTAGTAAGATTACGATCGATCAAAGATACCCAACAAACTGTGTACTGGAGAGAACTTGCTAACCTTGATCAGACTGCAAAACAACCCGACACTAGCCGTATTATGTTTGTCAGACAACTTCGATTATTCCTAGACTCCAAGGGATATCTACGATGTGGTGGACGCATCCACAATGCGCCACTTAATAAAGCAACCAAGTTCCCGTACCTCCTACCTTCCAAACACCCACTATCCTCACTGATTACTCTAGACATACACACGACACTATGCCACTCAGGCACAGGAGCAACACTGACTGCTCTCTGA